The following DNA comes from Actinomycetota bacterium.
GACGCCTGGGTGTGGGACATCTACCGCCCCGGTCCGGCCCGGTTCGTGGCCTCGGTGCGGGTGGTCACCTTCAAAGACGTCAACGTCGAAGAGGTCCGGTCCACGGAGTAGGGGGCCTCGGTGACCCAGGCCCGGCGGTCTCTAGGCCGCAGCGGGGAAGACCAGGTGGCCGCGTGGTACGAGGCCGCGGGTTACCTGGTCGTCGTGCGCAACTGGCGGTGCCGAGACGGCGAGCTCGACCTGGTGGTGCGCCAGGGGCGGACCTATGTGTTCTGCGAGGTCAAGACCCGCACGAGTGACGCTTTCGGCCTGCCCGTCGAAGCCGTGGGCCGGGCCAAGCAGAACCGGGTGCGGCGGCTGGCGGCCCGCTGGCTGGCCGAGAACGAAGTGAAGGCCATCGGCATCCGTTTCGACGTGGCGTCGGTGATGGCCGGCCAGATCGAGGTGCTCGAAGGCGCCTTCTGACCACTCGGGCTGGGTCTCAGGCGGCTGGTGCTTCAACCCTCCCCAGGGCGCCCGATCTGGCGGCGCGGGCGAAGTCGCTATCCGGCCTATGACGCTGTCACACCCCTTCCTGTAGGATCTCACCACGCTTCGAGAGGCCGGCGGTCCGGCCCTCCCTGGGGAACGTCTGCCCGTTGGGAGGTCCGCCGGTGATCGCAATGGTGCCGTCCGCCACGCTGCTGGGCGTCAAGGGGCGCCCGGTGGCCGTCGAGGTCCACGTGTCCAACGGGTTGCCGGGGTTCACGGTCGTCGGCCTGC
Coding sequences within:
- a CDS encoding YraN family protein, whose protein sequence is MTQARRSLGRSGEDQVAAWYEAAGYLVVVRNWRCRDGELDLVVRQGRTYVFCEVKTRTSDAFGLPVEAVGRAKQNRVRRLAARWLAENEVKAIGIRFDVASVMAGQIEVLEGAF